One Picrophilus oshimae DSM 9789 genomic region harbors:
- a CDS encoding DUF367 family protein translates to MIYYVDFHMDDPKKATMRKLERFSLARHIPLKAIGKKIVLTPYSEIYLNNKDSGLYSAYGLCILETSWNSINDISRIRPLNARRLPLLLPVNPVNYGRPGKLSSVEAAAAALYILGRHDEASKILEKFSWAQTFLSVNMMPLSDYERCRTQEDIKKTEDMYF, encoded by the coding sequence GTGATATATTACGTGGATTTCCACATGGACGATCCAAAAAAGGCAACAATGAGGAAGCTTGAGCGCTTTAGCCTCGCAAGGCACATACCATTAAAAGCAATCGGTAAAAAGATCGTTTTAACACCGTACAGCGAAATATATCTAAATAACAAAGATTCAGGGCTTTACAGTGCCTATGGCCTCTGCATTCTTGAAACCTCATGGAATTCAATAAATGATATATCAAGAATAAGGCCATTGAATGCAAGAAGGCTCCCATTGCTGCTGCCTGTAAACCCCGTGAACTATGGAAGGCCTGGAAAACTATCATCGGTTGAGGCCGCTGCCGCCGCTCTTTACATTCTTGGCAGGCATGATGAGGCTTCTAAGATTCTTGAAAAATTTTCATGGGCGCAGACATTTTTAAGTGTAAACATGATGCCATTATCTGATTATGAAAGATGCAGAACCCAGGAGGATATAAAAAAAACAGAGGATATGTACTTTTAG